Proteins encoded within one genomic window of Phototrophicus methaneseepsis:
- the recA gene encoding recombinase RecA, whose product MANGDEGRIKALDAALTDITKRYGDGTIIRLGDAAHMQVDVIPSGSLGLDIAIGVGGIPRGRITEIYGPESSGKTTLCLHVIAEAQKRGGLCAFIDMEHALDPQYASRIGVDIERLYVTQPDTGEQALEIAETLVRSGALDVIVVDSVAALVPRAEIEGEMGDSHVGLQARLMSQALRKLSGIVKQSGLCLLFTNQLREKIGVMFGNPETQPGGRALKFYSSVRLDIRRTQSIKSGGDVVGNRTKIKVKKNKVAAPFREAEFDIMFFENGISKTGEIVDLGEQLGLVEKRGAFYRYNDELIGQGRENAKQFLMENPNIAMEIEDAIRRHYELPTLAEANAELVEE is encoded by the coding sequence ATGGCAAATGGTGATGAAGGGCGCATCAAGGCTCTCGATGCCGCTCTGACAGATATCACCAAGCGCTATGGTGACGGCACAATTATCCGTCTGGGCGATGCTGCCCATATGCAGGTTGATGTGATCCCAAGCGGCTCCCTGGGCCTGGATATTGCGATTGGCGTTGGCGGGATTCCCCGTGGCCGCATCACAGAAATCTATGGGCCGGAATCGTCCGGTAAGACGACGCTTTGTTTGCATGTCATTGCGGAAGCACAAAAACGCGGCGGCCTATGCGCATTTATCGATATGGAACACGCCCTAGACCCGCAGTACGCCTCACGCATCGGTGTGGATATTGAACGTCTCTATGTGACACAGCCGGATACAGGCGAACAAGCGCTGGAAATCGCGGAGACGCTGGTACGCTCCGGTGCGCTGGATGTGATCGTGGTCGATAGTGTGGCTGCACTCGTCCCCCGTGCGGAAATTGAAGGCGAGATGGGCGATTCTCATGTGGGTTTGCAGGCCCGTTTGATGAGCCAGGCCCTGCGTAAGCTCTCCGGCATCGTGAAGCAATCCGGCTTGTGCCTGCTGTTCACCAACCAGCTCCGTGAAAAAATCGGCGTCATGTTCGGCAATCCTGAAACACAGCCCGGTGGCCGCGCGCTCAAGTTCTATTCCAGCGTGCGCCTGGATATTCGCCGGACGCAGTCGATCAAATCTGGTGGCGATGTCGTCGGTAACCGCACCAAGATTAAGGTGAAGAAGAACAAAGTCGCGGCACCTTTCCGCGAGGCTGAATTCGACATCATGTTCTTTGAAAACGGCATCAGCAAGACGGGCGAAATCGTCGACCTGGGCGAGCAACTCGGCCTGGTGGAAAAGCGTGGTGCTTTCTACCGCTACAATGATGAGCTCATCGGCCAGGGGCGTGAAAATGCCAAACAGTTCTTGATGGAAAACCCCAACATCGCCATGGAGATCGAAGATGCCATTCGTCGGCATTACGAACTGCCCACCCTGGCGGAAGCGAACGCTGAGTTAGTCGAAGAATAA